A genomic segment from Ptychodera flava strain L36383 chromosome 19, AS_Pfla_20210202, whole genome shotgun sequence encodes:
- the LOC139119248 gene encoding uncharacterized protein → MATVNKCCSNCFGALIFGVGFVYFILLVALMIVCFTPATTPNAALCARAKSLFDFVDLFTMTYIMLLVATGCLAFAAAKSDSESLVASLMVLSVLAVLMSNMVIVQKCVTLATLTNFNATGTSGLSTVYSQALSNIDDVQSLTSPILVDTLGLLCALAGFSFALICSILACCGVCCRPKSNSSGYTY, encoded by the exons GTTGCTCCAATTGTTTTGGAGCTCTCATCTTCGGCGttggttttgtttatttcattctCTTGGTCGCATTGATGATCGTCTGTTTTACGCCGGCTACCACACCAAATGCAGCTCTGTGTGCTAGGGCCAAGTCGTTGTTTGATTTCGTTGACCTCTTCACAATGACATAT ATTATGCTTCTAGTTGCGACTGGATGCTTGGCTTTCGCGGCAGCGAAATCGGATTCAGAATCCCTC GTTGCTTCACTCATGGTTTTGTCCGTTTTGGCGGTTTTGATGTCTAACATGGTCATAGTTCAGAAATGTGTCACTTTGGCCACGCTCACTAACTTCAACGCCACTGGTACTAGCGGTCTATCCACAGTGTACAGTCAGGCACTGTCAAACATTGATGACGTCCAGAGCTTGACG AGTCCCATTCTCGTCGATACGCTAGGTTTGCTCTGTGCTCTGGCTGGATTCTCGTTTGCCTTGATTTGTTCCATCCTTGCCTGCTGCGGAGTCTGCTGCCGACCGAAGTCAAATTCTTCG GGCTATACCTATTAA
- the LOC139119247 gene encoding uncharacterized protein has translation MAPVNPTCSKLCGFIIFAFGIVYFLLLMCMAIYCYVPIPGLDTSQTIICISTVSVNDFIDTVTVVFVFLLVATGLLAIAASKLESHSVVVSLMISSTFTLFMSSVFVIEKTLSVLTLVLKSPLTSSNSYGNNVQQTKVTDPLVIDGLYLLCAAGGFFASLVCCFLSCKGVCSGAKVSPANS, from the exons ATGGCGCCAGTTAATCCGACATGTTCCAAACTTTGCGGTTTCATCATCTTCGCCTTCGGGATAGTGTACTTTCTCTTGTTGATGTGCATGGCTATCTACTGCTACGTGCCAATACCTGGTCTGGACACGAGTCAAACTATTATCTGTATCTCAACAGTGTCTGTCAATGACTTCATCGATACTGTTACTGTTGTGTTT GTATTCCTACTAGTGGCGACAGGACTGCTTGCCATTGCTGCATCGAAACTGGAGTCCCATTCGGTT GTTGTCTCGTTGATGATTTCGTCAACATTCACTCTCTTCATGTCCAGTGTTTTCGTGATTGAAAAGACACTATCTGTATTGACACTGGTTTTAAAGTCTCCATTAACTTCTTCTAACTCCTATGGTAATAATGTCCAACAAACAAAAGTTACG GATCCCTTGGTGATTGACGGACTGTACCTTCTTTGTGCTGCTGGTGGATTCTTTGCGAGTCTTGTGTGCTGCTTTCTGTCTTGCAAGGGTGTTTGCAGCGGTGCTAAAGTCAGCCCGGCCAATTCCTAA